The Sphaerisporangium siamense genome includes the window TGGTGAGCGCCAGGACGCAGCCGAGCAGCGCGACCACCCCTCCCGCCGCGCCCGCGACGCGGGTGGTGAGCGGGGCGTTGACCAGCGGCCCCATCACCGCCCGGTCGCGGCAGAACAGCACCAGCAGGAACAGCGCCACCGGCACGCCCAGCGAGATGACCACCTGGCTCGCGATGAGCAGCCCGGTCAGCGACGCCCCGAGGAGCAGCGCGGCCACGGCGGGCGCCATCGTCACCAGCCGGCGCGCGTGGACGGGCACCCGCCGGCCGAGGAACCCCTCCATGACGACGTCGCCGGCCAGCGTGCCCACCCCGGAGGACGAGATCCCCGAGGACAGCAGGGCCACGGCGAACGCCAGGGCCGCGGCTCCGCCGACGCGGGCCGCCAGCTCGGCGTGCGCCTCCAGCAGGTCACCGGCCCACCGTCCGCCCGTCGCGGCGCCGAGCCCGGCGCCGAGCGCCACCATGGAGGTGTTGACGGCGGTCGCGACGCCGAGGGCGAGCACGCAGTCCAGCCGCAGGGCCCTGCGGATGAGCGCCGGCTGCCGCCAGGCCGCGTCGGAGGCGGCGTCGTTCCCCTGCACCAGCGCCGAGTGCAGGTAGACCGCGTGCGGCATCACCGTGGCGCCGACGATCCCCATCGCCAGGACCAGCGAGGCGTGCCCGTCCAGCACCGGCAGCAGCCCGGCCGCCAGACCGGCGGCCGACTGGTGCCCGGTGGCCAGCACGTCGTAGCCGATCCCCGCGCCCACCAGCAGCAGCGCCGCGGCGCTCGCCAGCTCGAACGGGCGCGTCCTGCCCCGGCGGCGCAGCTCCAGCAGCAGCAGGGACGCCGCCGCGGTCACCACGGCCGACAGCGCGACCGGCATGCCGAACAGCAGCCGCATGCCGATCGCCGCGCCCACGAACTCGGCCAGGTCCGTGGCGAGCACCACGACCTCGGCCTGCAGCCACAGCAGCCGGCTGCCCCACACCGGGAACCGCTCCCGGCACAGCCGCGGCAGGCTCCTGCCCGTGGCCATGCCGAGCTTCGCCGCCTGGTACTGCACGAGCATCGCCACGAGGCTGGCCGCCACGACCACCCACACCAGCAGGTAACCGGACGTGGCACCCGCGGTGAGGTTGGTGGCGACGTTCCCCGGGTCGACGTAGGCGATCGCGGCCACGAACGCCGGGCCGATGACCTGCCGGGCGCGCGACACGCCGGGCGAGGGCGCGGGGCGCGCCTTCCCCGGACGGCGTGGATCTGTCGTTCTGCTGGGGACGAGCACTGATTCGCCTCATATCGCTGCGCGCGACGGATCGCGGTCTCTGCTGCGCGGGGCCGGCCGCGCCGGCGTGAACGAGGAATACCCTCGCGGCGCGGCGCGTGATCTCCCGTCCGGGCAAACGAAGGGCGGTGACCATGGAAAACGTGAAACGGCGGCCGCGTGGTCATCGGGGTGACCACGCGGCCGCCGGGTTCCGGGACCGGTCGGGGACCTCACTTGAGGATCGGGAACCGGCGCACGATCGCGGTCCTGCCCCACCAGCCGCC containing:
- a CDS encoding Nramp family divalent metal transporter, coding for MSRARQVIGPAFVAAIAYVDPGNVATNLTAGATSGYLLVWVVVAASLVAMLVQYQAAKLGMATGRSLPRLCRERFPVWGSRLLWLQAEVVVLATDLAEFVGAAIGMRLLFGMPVALSAVVTAAASLLLLELRRRGRTRPFELASAAALLLVGAGIGYDVLATGHQSAAGLAAGLLPVLDGHASLVLAMGIVGATVMPHAVYLHSALVQGNDAASDAAWRQPALIRRALRLDCVLALGVATAVNTSMVALGAGLGAATGGRWAGDLLEAHAELAARVGGAAALAFAVALLSSGISSSGVGTLAGDVVMEGFLGRRVPVHARRLVTMAPAVAALLLGASLTGLLIASQVVISLGVPVALFLLVLFCRDRAVMGPLVNAPLTTRVAGAAGGVVALLGCVLALTTVFGH